CGAAGGTCATTGGAACTCCGTTGCTCGATGCTCAGGTCTTAAACGGAACGGAAAAAGCTGCAGACTAAGATGGTTGAACTATTTGCGTCCGAATGTTCGACACGGGAACATCACTCTCCAAGAACAGCTCTTGATTCTTGATCTCCATTCTCGTTGGGGAAATCGGTATGTGTACAATTAAACCATGTcattgattgatttatttgtgtttaaattgCGGTCGCAGTGAAATAAAATCGatgtaatttcaattaattaacatGACATTGGTGTTGTTTAATGCAGGTGGTCTAAGATAGCGGAACAATTACCGGGAAGAACAGACAATGAAATAAAGAACTACTGGAGGACTAGAGTGGTGAAACAAGCTAAGCAACTCAAATGTGATGTAAACAGCAAACAATTTAGGGACACTTTACGTTTTGTTTGGATTCCACGTCTCATAGAGAGGATTCAATCAAGTAGTGGAACTGCAATTCCTAATAATAATTCATATGGACAAAGACAAACCGCCATTAAAGCTCACAGTGAAACTTGTGGGACAACAAATCCTCTCATGTTGTCTGAGGTTTCGTCGTACTCGTCAGAGGTTGATGTTCTGTTACCTCACAGTCTCTCTGAATCAAACGTATCTTATGATTTAATGGATAGTGCGGAATTGGGATCAACGTGGCAGGAGTGGAACTGTTATGATATCCAACCATTTGAACAGAGTAATGGTTTTGGTGGTTCAGAATTGTGGACTGATGAAAACTTATATTTCTTGCAGCAGCAACTTGCTGATTTATGATCCAGTTAGAGTTTAAGTGAcattgttaaattttatttaatttagtgGCATTGTTAAGTGACTCGTTTATTGTTAAGTGACTCATTGTCTGTAATTGTCCTACTCTTACATGATATATTATAAAAGCCTTAATTGTGCAATTGTAGTTCATTTCTCTgattattaattactaaataaaaaattgatttgtttcTATAGACAAACAGAAAATCAAATTAGTTTGAAATATATTGAGACTCACAAGCTACACTATGGTGGAAGGACTTGTATATGTGAGTCTATGAAATATTTATAggtaaaaaataatcaaactgCTGACAtgaacataaatattaaaaataatttaagaaaataaaattaattgtatttaatcTACGTGTTATCGTGAGATTTTGATTCATTCActttactaatttattattttaaaagaatcaaTTTCGTTAGCGGGATATCGATGTTGGACATATAACACTTCTTCGATCTAAACTCTACTTGTTACATGGGTGTGAGTTTTGAGTTTTGACTTGTCCTCTGTTTGTTTTATGGTTTAATTTTCAACGTTAGTTCGTCTTGTGATTTAAGTTATAACAAATACTCTAGAAGCATGTAGATTAAAAAACGTGGTAGGAAGTTTGACATTTCTAAATTGAGTATGAAGACTGGGATCACTGAACCAGtgttaaaacaataaattattataatattaattaacagTATTACTTGGTTTAAATTCAATGGGTTTCTCATTAGAAGCACTAAGTGCCGCAACATTTGAAACGAACACCTTGAAATATGAATCTTCATATATTATTCTAGTCTAGAGTCGTTCACACGTGATTGAGAATTTGGGCAGTCAACGTGTATAATTTGATTTCTTTACTAGTATACCTTTTAATGTCGCTTGTATGGTCACAGCTGACCTCATATATCCCGGTTCAAACACAACACCTATTTTTCTTTGGAAAATGTTACCAAGTTTCTTAAGATCCAATATTagcaaataaagtaaaattgttTTCGAAGTTGtgtaatcattttattaaaaatttaaaacgaGCTGATTAAAGTTCCATATCACTCTATTTCACATTATAAAAGTCATGTTTTGTGATATTATAAGGTATGGCTCTTTTATTTCTCTCATTCACTTCATTTATATACTGATTTAAATGTTATAGTATTTGCAGACACCACTATTACCAATGAATCTCATCTCATCCTTAAATTCTGATCAAATAGTCATTCACATAGCTTCTTCTTTCAAATATATCGATATCTGGATTTTTATTAGAATAAATTTATGTCGagtgaaatataaattttatcaaaaaataaataaatttgagtgaAATATAAAATGGTTTTGTTTTGGGGGAaacaaaagtttttttaaagataaataaatttttagtccatataaaatttcattatttttttttagtcattataaaaaaactcatcaacttttagtattttaaaaaaatttgttttcatttttggtCCTTAATTTTATACTAACTATTGTgtatcttttgaattttgaataatttttgcAGTAACACTTgggatattataaaaaaattatctacaaaaatttataattttttagcaagctatttaatttataatttgttaaaaaatctaaatttttgtacATAAGTTGTTAAATATGTATTAAACATTgcaaaaaacattataaaaaaattcaaagataCACAATTGttagtttaaaataaaagacataaaagaaaaagaaatttttttaagaaattaaaaagtaatgaattttttaataaaaattaaaaataaaatagttaaattttacTGTGAGTAGAAATTTATTTAACCCTAACatttaagatattaaatatacaactaataaatattagtaTATTTAGTTACAAAATTCAAAGTAATTTCAAGTGACATAAAAGATACAGCTAATATCTAATAAGATTGATAGTTTATACACTAAGAGTGAAAATCCTAAAttcaaacacataaaaatatcatgtttaataaaatcattattgTCAGTTGCATTAAGTcttattaacaaaattaattaatgttattttattttatctttaattattgatttcaaaatttcataaaataaaaagtttttatattgcttaaaaaaaaaaaaaaactaaaccgaTCCTTTTATTTCCCCGCAGAAAGACAGAAGCAGAACCATAGGATTTCTTCTTTGTTTAGTACTAGGCTTCACTTGACTTGAGGGACGTTTCGTCTCATTTGGTGGGCCTAAAAGCGTTGCACCATAATTCGGGGCTAAGGAAATGGAAAAGCGTTCCCACCACTAACTAATAAAAAGATCTTAATTTCTTTTGTTTGATTAAAAATgtctaattttaatattttcagaattaaaactattttttatttaaaattaatattatttcaataaatattaaattaattgactatattacaattgaaaaaaatattatataaaattgattatattaattttataaatgattatatattttaaagtgtaaaatttattatactATTATAGGTTGTATAAAACCTCACTTTAGACTTCGATGTTTCTATATATATTCTAGGatcaagttatttttttataggacATAAAACAATTAACATGTATGTATATATTGTGGGTAAAAAAAGCACACAGCAGATACCCAAGAAAGAAGCCAGCCACAATTAAAGTTTATTAAAACATAGAACTTATAATATTGAAAATGTTAAGTTGTTTTATCATCTGCTCTAAAATGTAAGAtgtctaaatatttttaaattgttgctCTATTTGTTCTTATgtattattaacaaaaattaatatatttgatataaatttCATATCAAATACATCTATTGTTTGAGATGGAGTACCTTTTTTAGTTTAATGCATTGTACTCCTTTATTAGACATTGGATTGTGATTTGTGTGTTAAGAAAAAACAAGAATAAAGTTTTcttgtaataaaatattattaccataggaaagaaaaatttgataaataataatgtgtatatatcatataagaagaaagaaagagGCAAGAACTTTTTGTCAGTACACAATATTATATAGAAGTTTTTAAGAAATCGCTATGCAGATTTCTTTTGATGTTCTTACTAGAATCATTTAGTGTCTCAATTAATATAGGATTAGTTgttttcaataatatattacGTGTTTTAAAATCTGTTTTTTGCTTCATATAAATCattttggaaaataaataaatttgattttttttccgaCACGTTGACTTCATAGTTCATATTGTCGTACAACAAAccgaaataaaaaaattattgtggttgtggtttttttaaaaatataaaattttgtacaTCGACAatgtattgaaaattaaattctacatttattttgttaataaattttttgctaATATATTTGATTGTCTAATccatatattataataataaataataaataactttatTCATGTATTGTGTACAAATATCACGTTACTATTGGTAAAATAATATTGGGATCTGCAATAAAAGTTAGCCAACAAAATctgcaacaaaaatgaaccaacaaaatagaagaCAAACAATTGCAGATGAAAAAACGAAAACagagaacattcttgattttctgctgaaaacaaataatgttctgaaaaccagaaaacagagattgattatcattctccgttttctgtagTTTCGAAAAAAAGTTTTCTCAATCAAATTAAACGAAGATTAAAGAAGAAGTGTTCagtctcaattgatgagacaTGCATCATGAGCAAACAAACAAGATTAGTCCACTATTAATGATtgaactttacaagattaagACCTTCTAAAGATTGATCTCCTATTATTTATCAATGTTTCTAAACCAGCAATATTAGTATTTTcactatctttctttttctctcttgatATTTAATCTCTGAATTTCTATGAATCTTGAATTGCATATGTCTCTCTCTCTCAGTTTTCCAGCTATGACATTCTACAACCCATTTCAACTTGCAtttacaattataatatttaatggcACATTGCTTAACTAACTATAATCACATTTGTCATAACTAattcaattataataataactaactCCAAGTTTGTTACTGATTTGAGACACACTTCCACAACTACACGCCTCAAAtctggaagaaaaaaattaaaaatatacttttccaaataaaaaatcctattacccaaatgttatttttcttttggtttaaataagtttttcgtttctacaaatatattatattttaaataattatctttcaattttttttttaataaaaaacaacaattttagtCCATACTTTTAAAACAATTCatgtgtatttttaaaatttgtgaaatgattttttgtaagagtatgtttagaacattataagaATCCGTCCtacaaagatttttttttttttaccaaaatatgaattaaatatgaatttgtaTACGCTAAAAACttacaaaatcatatttaactCATCTCTTactaaagaaaattaaattcttGTAGAAAAGATTcttataatatttcaaatatccATGCAAAGGGTCGTTAAAAAATTCAGATGATACATATGAACTAATTTAAAATCAGagatcaaaattattaataaagaatATTTAATGGACCAttgtttaaagaaatttttagaAGAATTAAAAATGCAATATAGTTTATTTAAAGGGATTAACCACTTATTtaactcttttcttttttatggtACAAAACTACTTCTCACTTGAATATTAAATgagaaactcaaaattataatttaaaaacaaaacaaaataaaaagaaaataagtacgattaaaaaacaaacaattacGGTGTAAGTGAATGAATCTTGCTGTCAAGAAAATTGGTTATTTTTCTATCTTatcaatgaaatattttttaagaaatgaaTATTGGATGattatataaatgaattttaagtttctagatttaatttaatgattgCAATCACTGAAAGAAAACCTATTGATGGCAAATGGTAAGTTTTCAAGTTTCTCATACAACACAGTGGAGATATCAAGTTttgatgtgatatttttttcttttagttttacATTTCATTaaagtctattttatttataatttaatctttCATTTTCCaatcaaatgaatttttaaaattgaagaagaggaaaataaaataattataaataaataaaaaagaggaaAGAAAGATAGTGTGTTGGTGTCCAAGCTAGTACTTAAAAGTTCAATATAATCCATGTGTGTATAATTGTGTTCATACACTACATATGTGTGTGGATGCTCTTAAAATAGTGTGTGTGTGGATGAGGGACTTCCCCTAATTTGATCATTTTTAAAGATTTCACACACACTAATACTATTACTATGATTGTAGCTAACAACAAGACATGAGTAGTAGGAATTAGGATAGGTGCCACAACAAgaaagtaatttaattttgtc
The genomic region above belongs to Cicer arietinum cultivar CDC Frontier isolate Library 1 chromosome 4, Cicar.CDCFrontier_v2.0, whole genome shotgun sequence and contains:
- the LOC101496416 gene encoding MYB-like transcription factor EOBI gives rise to the protein MDSMYKTSIHVTRSLSDCGLSATNVSEQDMVMKKGPWTEDEDTLLMNYVSVHGEGHWNSVARCSGLKRNGKSCRLRWLNYLRPNVRHGNITLQEQLLILDLHSRWGNRWSKIAEQLPGRTDNEIKNYWRTRVVKQAKQLKCDVNSKQFRDTLRFVWIPRLIERIQSSSGTAIPNNNSYGQRQTAIKAHSETCGTTNPLMLSEVSSYSSEVDVLLPHSLSESNVSYDLMDSAELGSTWQEWNCYDIQPFEQSNGFGGSELWTDENLYFLQQQLADL